Within Actinosynnema pretiosum, the genomic segment GGGTCGGGGATCTCGCCGAGGGCGGCGTTCAACGCGCACACCAGGGGCGGCTGGCGGGCGGCCGGGGTGGACGACGGCATCACCGGCACCCTGCAGCCGGGCGCGCCCGCGACGTACGCGGTGTGGGAGGCGGGGGAGCTGTCGGTGACGGCGCCGGACAACCGGGTGCAGCGCTGGTCACTGGACCCGCGCTCGCGGGTGCCCGCGCTGCCGGACCTGGACGGGCCCGCGCCGACGTGCCTGCGCACGGTGCTGCGCGGGCGGACGATCCACGAGCGGGGCTGATCCCGCGGGGCCGCCCCGGCGGTGAGGGGCGGCCCCGCGCCCCTCACCGCCGCGCGGAGCGGGCGATCGCCTCCGGGGTGACGGGGGTGAAGAGGTTGACCAGGTTGCCGTCGGGGTCGCGCAGCAGCAGGGAGCGGTTGCCCCACGGCAGGGTGGTCGGCTCGGTCACGAACCCGGCCACCGCGCCGGTCAGGTCGGCGTGGAGCGCGTCCACGTCGTCGACCCGGAACTCGACGATGACGCTGCGGTTGTCGGCCGGGTGGGCCGAGCCGGGGGCGAACAGGCCCACGGTGCGGGTGCTGCCGATCGCGAGCGTGGCGCCGCCGACGGCCAGTTCGGCGAAGTCCTCGTTGGCCCAGGTCGCGGTGACGCCGGTGACGCGCTCGTAGAAGCCGACGAGGCGGGCGACGTCGGCGGTGATGACGCGGATCGAGGCGAAGTCCACGGTGGTTCCTCCCTTGTGCGGCGCCGGGTCCGGCGCCGGTGGCAGGGACGCTAGGAGTGATACCGGGCGGAACCCGCCCGGTATCCGGGGCATGATTGCCCGTTGTGCCCCGTCCCACAGCCCGCGTGCTCGCCCTGCTGGACCTGCTCCAGTCGGGAGGTGTGCGCACGGCCGCGGAGCTCGCGGACCGGTTGGGCGTGGACGAGCGCACGGTGCGCCGGTACGCGGAGCACCTGCTGGACCTGGACGTGCCGGTGGAGTCGGTGCGCGGCCGGTACGGCGGGTACCGGCTGGCGCGCGGCTACCGGTTGCCGCCGCTGATGCTCGGGGGCGACGAGGCGCTGGCCGTGCTGCTGGGTCTGGTGGCCGGGCGGCGCACGGGCCTGACCACGGCGGCGGGCGCGGCGGGGGAGACGGCGGCGGCGAAGATCAGGCGGGTGCTGCCGGAGCGGTTGGGGCGCAGGCTGGCGGCCGTGCTGGAGTCGGTCGCGTTCACCGGCGCGGCGGACGGCGGCGCCGGGCCCGACGGGGCGGTGCTGCTCACGATCGCCGACGCGGTGCGGGGGCGCAGGCCGGTGTCGATCCGGTACGGGGCCGCCGACGGGCGGCGCAGCGAGCGCGTGCTGCACCCGCACGGGCTGGTGGCCCACGCGGGCCGCTGGTACGTCACCGGCGAGGACCCGGCGGTCGGGCAGGAGCGCACGTTCCGGCTGGACCGGATCGCGGACGCGCGGACCCTGCCCGGCTCGTTCACCCCGCCGCCGGACCGGGACCCGGTGGAGCGGGTGCTGACCGGGCTGGCGACCGCCCCGCACCGGCACGAGGTGGTCCTGCGGATCGGGGGGAGCGCCGAGCAGGTCCGCGCCCGCCTGCCCGCGTCGGTGGCGGTGATCGGGGAGGCGGGCGCGGGGTGGGTCCGGGTGGAGCTGCGGGTGCAGAGCCTGGACTGGTTGCCGGGTGTGCTGGCGGCGCTGGACCTGCCGTTCGCCGTGGAGCGCCCGGACGAGCTGCGCGACCTGGTGGCGGCGCTGGCGGACCGGTTGGCGCGCTCGGCCCGGCGGACCTAGCCCCCTGGCTCAGTCCGCCGGGGTGGGCACGACGAGCGTGCCGCGCGCCCTGGCCACCACCAGCGGCGGCTCCAGCACGTCGGCGGCGGTGGGGCCGCGCAGCGGGGCGGCCCGGCACACCACGCGCGCCTCGAACTCGACCTCCCGCGCCCGGTTGCCGATCCGCACCAGGGTCGCGTCGGCCTCCACCACGTCGCCCGCCTGGACCGGGGCGGGCAGCTCCACCGAGGTGTAGCCGTCGAACAGGCCCTCGTCGCCGTCGGAGCGGATCAGCAGCTCGGCGGCGACCTCGCCGAACAGCGACAGCGGGAAAGCCGGGTCCACCAGGCCGCCGCCGCGCCGGGCGTGCGAGTGCGGCACGTAGCGGCGGTGGGTGACGGAGAACCCCTCGTACAGGCTCACGCGGCGACTTCCTCCTCCTGGCGCGCCCCCGGCCACCCCGTCGTGGCGAGGGTGGACGCGCTGTCGTCCCCGAACTCCCCCGAGCGGGGCAGGGCGAAACCCCATCCGTGCGGGCCGGGGTGATCCGGTCGGGGCACGCCCCGTCCCGGCGTCCCGGTCGCAGCCGGGACGCGTCCGCGCCGCCGTCCCGGACGCGGGCTTCGGCGTGCGGGGTGACGGGGAACCCGGACGTTCTGCCACTATCGACCGGTGATCAGTCTCGACCCGGTCTCCCCCGTGCCGCCCTACGAGCAGGTGCGCTCCCAGTTCGCCCGCCGGATCGCCGAGCGCGAGCTGGCGGTGGGAACCCGGCTGCCGACGGTGCGCGCGCTGGCCGCCGAGCTGGGCATAGCGGTCAACACCGTGGCCCGCGCCTACCGGGAGCTGGAGGAGGCCGGGCTGATCGAGACCAGGGGCCGGGCGGGCACGGTGGTCAGCGCGGCGGGGGAGCGCAGCCGGGAGCTGGTGCTGGGGGCGGCGCGCGCGTTCGCGGCCACCGCGCGCGAACAGGGGCTGACCGCGCAGGAGGCGCTGGAGATCGTCCGGGCGGCGCTGGCCGACTGATCCGGCGGGCCGGTTTGGCAGACTGGCCCGGTGAGCAACGAGCACGACCCGGCGCGGGTGCTGGCGCTGCTGTGGCGCACCGACACGCGGCCCACCCGGCGCGGCGGGCCCGGTGTGGACCGGATCGTGGCGGCGGCGGTGGCGCTGGCCGACGCCGACGGGCTGGCGGCGCTGTCGATGCGGCGGGTGGCGCAGGCGCTGGGCGTGGGCACGATGTCGCTGTACACGCACGTGCCGGGCAAGGCGGAGCTGGTGGAGGCGATGGTGGACGCGGTGAGCGCGTCCACGCCGCGCGAGCCGGTGGGCGGCGGGTGGCGCGAGCGGTTGGAGGCGGTGGCGCGGGACAACCGGGCGCTGCTGCTGCGGCACCCGTGGCTGCTGGACGCGCCGCTGCACCGGGCGGTGCTGGGGCCGGGGACGATCGGCAAGTACGAGCACGAGCTGGGCGCCGTGGACGGCATCGGCCTGGACGAGGTCGAGATGGACGCCGTGCTGACCCTGGTGCTGGGGCACGTGCGGGCCACCGCGCGCGCCGCGGTGGACGCGGAGCGCGCGCGGGCCGGCTCCGGTGTGGGGGACGAGCGGTGGTGGGCCGAGGTGGGCCCTGCGCTGGCCGCGGTGCTGGACGAGGAGCGCTACCCGCTGGCGGTGCGGGTGGGCGCCGCGGCGGGCGCCGCCCACCGGGCCCCGCACGACGCCGAGCACGCGTTCGCCTTCGGACTGCGGCGGGTGCTCGACGGCGTGGCCGCGCTGGTCAGTAGCCGCGCGAGGGCATGATGATCCAGAGCGCGAGGTAGATGATGAACTGGGGGCCGGGCAGCAGGCAGGAGAGCACGAACAGCAACCTGACGGTGTTCGGCTTCCAGCCGTAGCGCTGGGCCAGGCCCGCGCACACCCCGGCGATCACTTTCTGCTCACGCGGCCTGCTCAACGTCGTCGTCATGCCTCCACCTTCTCCTCGGGCGGGGGGTCACCGCATCGGTGACAACCCCGATTTCCTGGCTCAGGGTTCCCGATCTTTCCCCGGCTTACGCCTACCACTGCGCCGAACGGGTGGTGACGTGCGCGTACAGTGCTGCCGGGCGGCGTCGCGGGCGGGGTGCGGCGCGCCGATCCCGCTGGTGGCGGGGGCCGTCACCGGGGGAGGGACTAGGCTTGCCCCTCGGCCTGGACGGTGGCCCGAGCGGGGGATGCCCGCACCGGGCCCGGTGGGCACGGGCGCGAGCCCGGCACTGAACGTGATCGGACGACGGAAAGCGTCCGGCGCCCTGGACCGGGCGGCGGCGAGGAGGAGACGGATGTCGGACCAGCAGGCGCAGCCTGACCGCGAGCTCGGGCCGGTGCTGGTGGTGATCCCGACCTACAACGAGCGGGACAACATCGGGAAGATCGTGAAGCGGCTGCACGCCGCCCTGCCGGACGTGCACGCCCTCGTGGTCGACGACGGCAGCCCGGACGGCACGGGCGAGATCGCCGACGCGATGGCCGCCGCCGACGAGCGGGTGCACGTGCTGCACCGCACCGAGAAGGCCGGTCTGGGCGCCGCCTACGTCGCCGGGTTCGGGTGGGGCCTTGACCGGGGCTACGCCGTGCTGGTGGAGATGGACGCCGACGGGTCGCACGCGCCGGAGGACCTGCCCCGGATGCTGGCCGCGCTGCCGGACGCCGACCTGGTGATCGGGTCGCGGTACACGCCCGGCGGGGCGGTGGTGAACTGGCCGAAGAAGCGCGAGTTCTTCTCGCGGGGCGCCAACCTGTACGCGCAGCTGGCGCTGGGGGCGCGGATCAAGGACATCACGGCCGGGTTCCGGGCGTACCGGGCCGAGGTGCTGCGGAACCTGAAGCTGCACAACGTGGCGTCGGCGGGGTACTGCTTCCAGATCGACCTGGCGTGGCGGACCGTGGAGCGCGGGTACCGGGTGGTGGAGGTGCCGATCACCTTCACGGACCGGGAGATCGGGCAGTCGAAGATGAGCGGCGACGTGGTGCGCGAGGCGCTGGTGCGGGTCACCAAGTGGGGGCTGCGGCGGCGGTTCACGCAGCTGCGGGACCTGTTCGCGCCGAAGCCGAAGGCCGGGGCGAACCGCTAGCGGCACGACGACCGCGGGCGCCGTCCGGGCCGGGGGAGCGCCCGGTGCGGACGGCGCCCGCAGTGTGGGCCCGGCCCCGTGCGCGACGAGGGCCCCACCGCTCGGCGGTGGGGCCCTCACGTGCGACCGGGCGAGGAGTGAGGCGGAGCGGTGGGCGCGCGGGAGGCGCTTTCCCTCCTGGGCGCCCAGGCGTCCGCTTCCAGGAGTTATGCGGTGCGGGTGCGCCGGCCCTTCAGCTCCTCCAGCTCGGGGATCGAGCGGCGCTCCAGCAGCATGTCCCAGTGGGTGCGCGGGGGCTTGACCTTCTTGGCCTCGGGCTCGTTCCCGTCGATGATCTTGGACTCCTGGCCGTGCAGGCGGCACTCCCAGGTGTGGGGGATCTCGGCGTCGTCGGAGAAGGGGACCTCGAAGTCGTGATCCTTGGGGCAGGCGTACCGCACCGACCGGCGGGGGGCGAGGTCGTGATTGCGGTCGGTCTCGTAGCTGACTGCTCCGAGCCGGCTACCCCGTAGAACGCGGTCGGCCATTGCGGTGTCCTTTCGCTCGGCTCAGGGCCGGGGCCCAGGCTGGTGCTCACCGAGTGCAACGACCGGACTGCTCCGTTCGTTCCCGGTATGGATTTCTGGTCGCCCACAGTGACGTCTTTCACCAGTCAACGAAGGCTCCCACCTAGGGGAGGTCCGCGCGACGGGATCGTGACGCGCCATCAGGCTCTTGGGCTACAGCGTCACACTGACGGAGTAGCCGTAGCGTCTGATCGTGCTCCGGTCACCGTGTTACGACCACGTTGTGCGACATTACACCGGATTTAACCCACCAGTAGCCAACTCCGACAGCAAGTTGATTACAGATGGTTATCTGCTTGTCGCCCGGAGGCGACGTCGCCCGTCGCGAGTGGACGGTTACTGCGGGGTAGCTCGCCCGTGTTGGGCTCACCCGTTCGGACGGCCACTAAACGTAGTCCTAGTCACATGATCGACACGAAGTCCTCAGTGCCGATTGAGACCCCCGTGCTCACCCGCCGTCCCCCTCACCAGCGGCGACACCACCCGGATCGGGCTCGTCGGGCGGCTGGGCGCCGGGCAGGCGGGCCAGGAGGCCGCGCTGCGCGGTCACCACCAGTCGAGCGGCCTCGGCCAGGTCAAACCAGCCGACCCGGTCGACTTCCGGGAACGCCCTGAGCTGCCCGGAACCCCTGGGCCACTCCAGCTCGAAGGTTCCCGGAGTCACCGTGTCGGGGTCCAGATCCCCACGAAGGGCCCACGCCACGACGGTCTTCCCGCCCGACTGGCGCACCGTCCCGAGCGGCTCCAGCGGCCCGTCCGGCACGGGCACCCCCAGCTCCTCGGCGAACTCCCTGCGCGCGGCGTCCCGCGGCTCCTCGCCGTCCTCCACCTCGCCCTTGGGGATCGACCAGGCCCCCGCGTCCTTGCGCGCCCAGAACGGGCCGCCCATGTGCCCGAGCAGCACCTCGGTCCGCCCGTCCGCACCGGTCCGGTGCAGCAGGATGCCCGCGCTGAGCCGCGCCGTCGTGGTCACGGCCCGACAGTGTGCCGCACTCGGGGCCCGCCGCGCACCGAATGTTGCCAAGTCGCGAGGAATTCGGGTGAGCACGGCTGCGGCGTGCCGCAGTCACCACCCGTCCGTGTGGTCGGGTCGGCGGAGCGGGGCGCACGCGAAGGCCCCCGTCCGGAGGGGCGGACGGGGGCCTTCGGCGCCGCGCTCGGGGCGGCTCAGCCGTTGTCGTGGCTGTGCTCGCCGCCCGCGGCCTTGGCCTCGGTGGGCTGGGCGTGCGCGCCCGCGCGACCGGCCAGCGAGGGGTCCGCGGACTCGGGCTCGCCGAAGGCGCCGCTGGTGACCCCGCTGCTCGTGCCGTCCTGCCTGACCTGGCCGCCCTTGCGCGCCTGCTCCTCGGTGTCCTCGCGGTTGCCGAACTGGCCGGGGTTGTCCTGGTCCGCCACTGCTCCTGCGCCTCCCTGCGTTCCGCGTGCCGAGCCGGGCGGGTCGAGCACCCGGCGCCCCCGTGCGGGGTCAGGGGTGGCAATACCCGCCAGAGGGACGACCAACCACGAACGGGGGAAACGGGAGGAGGTTCCCTCGTGACGCTGCGAGAGCCGCCCACCGCGGGCGGGGCTCAGACCGGGCGACCCAGCAGGCGCACCGCCAGCGCCAGGCGCAGCCGCAGCATCCCCGCCGCGTCGCGCAGGCTCCACCCCAGCAGCACCTCGGCCCGCTGCAGCCGCACCCGCAACGTCGAGTGGTGCACGAACAGCTCCTGCGCGGCGGCCCGCTGGTTCGGGGCGCGCGCCACCGCCACCAGCGTCGGCAGCAGCCACGGCGCCTCCTCGGCCGCCGCCGTGAGCACCGCCGCGTCCGGCGTCGTGGTGCCCGGCGCGACCGCCGCCGCCAGCATCTCCAACCCGCCCAGGTCCTCGGCGCGCACCACGCGCGGGCCGGGGTCGGCGGTGGTGCCCTCGGCGGTCAGCCGCAGCGCCGTCAGCGCGCGCGCCGCCGACTCGGGCAGCCGGTGCGCGGGCACCGCCGGTCCCACGCCCGCCCGGCCGCGCACCGGCACCGGGTCGCCCTCGGGCTGCACCAGGACCTTGCCGTGCGGC encodes:
- a CDS encoding VOC family protein: MDFASIRVITADVARLVGFYERVTGVTATWANEDFAELAVGGATLAIGSTRTVGLFAPGSAHPADNRSVIVEFRVDDVDALHADLTGAVAGFVTEPTTLPWGNRSLLLRDPDGNLVNLFTPVTPEAIARSARR
- a CDS encoding helix-turn-helix transcriptional regulator, with the protein product MPRPTARVLALLDLLQSGGVRTAAELADRLGVDERTVRRYAEHLLDLDVPVESVRGRYGGYRLARGYRLPPLMLGGDEALAVLLGLVAGRRTGLTTAAGAAGETAAAKIRRVLPERLGRRLAAVLESVAFTGAADGGAGPDGAVLLTIADAVRGRRPVSIRYGAADGRRSERVLHPHGLVAHAGRWYVTGEDPAVGQERTFRLDRIADARTLPGSFTPPPDRDPVERVLTGLATAPHRHEVVLRIGGSAEQVRARLPASVAVIGEAGAGWVRVELRVQSLDWLPGVLAALDLPFAVERPDELRDLVAALADRLARSARRT
- a CDS encoding acyl-CoA hydrolase yields the protein MSLYEGFSVTHRRYVPHSHARRGGGLVDPAFPLSLFGEVAAELLIRSDGDEGLFDGYTSVELPAPVQAGDVVEADATLVRIGNRAREVEFEARVVCRAAPLRGPTAADVLEPPLVVARARGTLVVPTPAD
- a CDS encoding GntR family transcriptional regulator → MISLDPVSPVPPYEQVRSQFARRIAERELAVGTRLPTVRALAAELGIAVNTVARAYRELEEAGLIETRGRAGTVVSAAGERSRELVLGAARAFAATAREQGLTAQEALEIVRAALAD
- a CDS encoding TetR/AcrR family transcriptional regulator, which encodes MSNEHDPARVLALLWRTDTRPTRRGGPGVDRIVAAAVALADADGLAALSMRRVAQALGVGTMSLYTHVPGKAELVEAMVDAVSASTPREPVGGGWRERLEAVARDNRALLLRHPWLLDAPLHRAVLGPGTIGKYEHELGAVDGIGLDEVEMDAVLTLVLGHVRATARAAVDAERARAGSGVGDERWWAEVGPALAAVLDEERYPLAVRVGAAAGAAHRAPHDAEHAFAFGLRRVLDGVAALVSSRARA
- a CDS encoding PspC domain-containing protein, with product MTTTLSRPREQKVIAGVCAGLAQRYGWKPNTVRLLFVLSCLLPGPQFIIYLALWIIMPSRGY
- a CDS encoding polyprenol monophosphomannose synthase, with the translated sequence MSDQQAQPDRELGPVLVVIPTYNERDNIGKIVKRLHAALPDVHALVVDDGSPDGTGEIADAMAAADERVHVLHRTEKAGLGAAYVAGFGWGLDRGYAVLVEMDADGSHAPEDLPRMLAALPDADLVIGSRYTPGGAVVNWPKKREFFSRGANLYAQLALGARIKDITAGFRAYRAEVLRNLKLHNVASAGYCFQIDLAWRTVERGYRVVEVPITFTDREIGQSKMSGDVVREALVRVTKWGLRRRFTQLRDLFAPKPKAGANR
- a CDS encoding RNA polymerase-binding protein RbpA, giving the protein MADRVLRGSRLGAVSYETDRNHDLAPRRSVRYACPKDHDFEVPFSDDAEIPHTWECRLHGQESKIIDGNEPEAKKVKPPRTHWDMLLERRSIPELEELKGRRTRTA
- a CDS encoding NUDIX domain-containing protein, encoding MTTTARLSAGILLHRTGADGRTEVLLGHMGGPFWARKDAGAWSIPKGEVEDGEEPRDAARREFAEELGVPVPDGPLEPLGTVRQSGGKTVVAWALRGDLDPDTVTPGTFELEWPRGSGQLRAFPEVDRVGWFDLAEAARLVVTAQRGLLARLPGAQPPDEPDPGGVAAGEGDGG
- a CDS encoding helix-turn-helix domain-containing protein, coding for MEPGPGGAERVAARFDDLLRRRADLEAVARAAAELTGLPARLVDRTRRVVIRVEPDGERRDSPARPEPDWLAVRVLDGAATLWLESPARGRDLDTLVLERAGAAAALLIRHRPVTTPAHTPAAPLLETAIAAGTPLEARLAALRALGLNPEGRLRVLAQPHGKVLVQPEGDPVPVRGRAGVGPAVPAHRLPESAARALTALRLTAEGTTADPGPRVVRAEDLGGLEMLAAAVAPGTTTPDAAVLTAAAEEAPWLLPTLVAVARAPNQRAAAQELFVHHSTLRVRLQRAEVLLGWSLRDAAGMLRLRLALAVRLLGRPV